The genomic interval GGATGCACGAGGGGGGTTGGTTTCCTTTTAgggcagaaaatatatattcatttCCAATGGCCGCCATAGATGATCAGATTCCTGACATCAGTTCATCTAATTTTcgtttttcaaataatttttcatcaatGATCATTGCTTTATTGACAATTTGTTAGATACTTAGAGATTACAAAGGCATgtatacttttctttttttttttgaaaattacaaaGGCATATCCTTAAGCTTAACCATAGTCAATATTGTTGCTGATGGTAGAACAATTCTAATGCCATTGATTCCAAAAGTGGAACCAGTCATCTTTGTTCATTGCCCTAATTTTTACAATagcaatcatttttttttctttttggataaGCATATGAAATAGTTTATACCACCACAAAAAATTGTTCAATCTTTACACCAAGGCAAAAAACACGAAGTCCCCATCCATCATGACAAGCACACACAATAGCAATCATGTCTTTGATATGAACTTTTATTGTATAAAGAGGAATCATTAAAGCTTTGATCTTTAATTTGTTCAAAAGTTGATGTGTTATGCATTGTTTAAACTGAAGCCAAGTCATCCTAGTATGCCTTCTAATGAAAAGTTGACTAGtagtaaatatttaatgaaattaaagtaCACTGATGTCATTGATGGATCTAAGCAAAGAATATCTAGTTATATGCTATGATACATgcatggtaaattttttttttctaattaatcAAAGAAGTTGACTTGAAGATAAATTGATAACTACATATATGGCTTCAACATAAGaggtttaaaatttatatacatttatttttcaaaattagggtttctttttataagtttaagtaaaatgatttgattaccaattattttcatcaatatacataaactaattaattttctcTATGAATTTGCCTTGGgtattttctttgttataaGAGTATATACAGCTTAGTTGAGGGGATCAACATTTCAATATGACAAGGTACAAAGAagacatatatacatatatatatatatatatatatatatatatttatgtatatcctaatttgcatttgcatgaaataaacaaaaaaacaaatttgggATCATGATCAAAGACGAAGATTATCAATTTTAGGAGCCATTTTCCCAAACAATGCTTTCAGATCATTCTCCAAGGGAGTCAAATTCAAGTCCAAGCGCATAATTCTTTTACTATTCGATCTGCTCAACAACGGCAAGTTTGGGTCGACGACAGGAAAAGGAGAGAAGCTTTCGTAAATGGAAGCTCTATGCTTCCTCATATGGCCTCCCAAAGCTTGCCCCAAGTCGAACTTTTTACCACATATGGCGCACTCATGCTTCTTAGGCTTAGTAATTGCTAAACTTAGAAATTTGGAACCATCTGCTTTCTGACTCTCCCCCATCAATCTGGGTCTCTTATGGCTCGCCCTGTGGCCTCCGAGTGCTTGGAACGATGGGAACCGGCGATGACAAGTTTTACACTCGAAAACGTCCTCCACCGAATGGTCTAACGTCCGCTTGGTTTCTAGGCCATGAGACAGCAGCATTAGACAATTTGCCACACTCTCTTCGCTTTCTCTACCTCCCTTCATATCAACAAAAGTAAGTCTAATTTTTCTCGAGAAAGATTTTTTGGGTTTAGAGGCAAAGCTGGAGAAGATTTTGGGTTGGTAACAAAGAAACCTTGGAGCTTGTATTTATACTTTGTAGATAAGGAACTCTGTCCATGAATTTTGACTGATTATTTGACTAGATTATACGATATTTAAAGTTGATCATACTGAAAggaattgatgaataatgaatCAAACAGTGCTCCACCTTTAGCAGCCAGAAATGGACGTAAGCAGTGAGCAATGTCTAGGCTAATGAACATGTCACAAGTGGCGAGCTATGGCTATGAACCTTCTCTGAAACTTCGGATATATATTGTTTGAGAGAATCTATGGAGCCTGGACCCCAAAAAGGGCATAATCAGTCAAAATAGTAGCTCATAAACAAAGCTAGAAACATTGGATAGATCCGAACtttcttaatttatacattaaaatttatgtaataTCTTATAGAATTGTCACTTTTGTCTGCTTCACATATTATAAAACCTCGTACACATGAGACAAAGGGCGTTGAGTGTCCGAGAAATGAGGCCAGCAGTCGATGAGAGGGAATGCTCGAAGAAAGCCACATCACCATGTCCTCCACCGTCAGACCAGGTGGGATGTTTCAGGGCGGAATTAAGATTAATATATTGTTCTGGGCTTTAGTTGGATGACCTAATTTCTTACTTCATCACTGCATCAgctaattattttgattaatataattatattgtttaGAGTAAAGATGAAGCCACGTTAACGTAAGACAATTAGTTTATTGTTATTGTATTATTTTGTAGCTTTTTGTGCATGATCATACTTGAGACCAAAACTCTTTTATTgtatgtatttaatgattttaagttttcatattATTAGTTAATGAAGtggttaatttttttcaactagtttaaattaattgagtTTAACATGCAAGATATATCTAGCACCaaaatttattacttttaatgataaatgtatatatttttcaacttaaagaactaaattcaaattctcctttcttaaaaaaaatatattgcaATATCTACATTTATTTTGGATGCCTAGAGTTTCACATTAACCTAAACCATTCAGTTATGTATGAAGAAAATATACATAACTTTTGGGGgtgatataatattaaataaatagttaTCAAACTCACACCGACTCGATGATTGGACCGATCAATCTAATGACCTAACCCTTGATTTGGATCGAAT from Theobroma cacao cultivar B97-61/B2 chromosome 5, Criollo_cocoa_genome_V2, whole genome shotgun sequence carries:
- the LOC18597819 gene encoding zinc finger protein ZAT11, with translation MKGGRESEESVANCLMLLSHGLETKRTLDHSVEDVFECKTCHRRFPSFQALGGHRASHKRPRLMGESQKADGSKFLSLAITKPKKHECAICGKKFDLGQALGGHMRKHRASIYESFSPFPVVDPNLPLLSRSNSKRIMRLDLNLTPLENDLKALFGKMAPKIDNLRL